A section of the Brevinematales bacterium genome encodes:
- the ilvC gene encoding ketol-acid reductoisomerase, producing MKIYHESDADISVLKGKTIAVIGYGSQGSAQALCMRDSGVNVIIGETEKLENNENPSWKRAKEEGFEVYSIGEAAAKADIVHILLPDEFHGPVYKAEIEKHMTKGKALSCSHGFNIVYKQIVAPADIDVIMVAPKAPATEERKAYLAGFGVPGLYAVAQDGTGKAEQVALAMCKAMGFTRAGVLKCTFEQETYEDLFGEQNVLCGGTVDLIKYGFEVLTEAGYPPEMAYFEVLHELKLIVDLVFERGIQGMNAVISNTAEFGEYYNGPKIIDPSVKDRMRESLKLIENGEFAKTWLEEARNGKPNLLKKRAEWAKHPIEIVGKEIRSMFEKK from the coding sequence ATGAAAATTTATCATGAGTCCGACGCGGATATAAGTGTCCTGAAAGGGAAAACGATCGCGGTCATCGGATACGGTAGCCAGGGAAGCGCACAGGCGCTTTGTATGCGCGACTCCGGGGTGAACGTAATTATCGGCGAAACGGAAAAACTCGAAAACAATGAGAATCCCAGCTGGAAACGCGCGAAAGAAGAAGGTTTTGAAGTATATAGCATCGGCGAGGCCGCTGCCAAAGCCGATATCGTCCATATCCTTTTACCGGATGAGTTCCACGGGCCGGTCTACAAGGCCGAGATCGAGAAGCATATGACCAAGGGTAAGGCTCTTTCGTGCAGCCACGGTTTCAATATCGTGTACAAGCAGATCGTCGCCCCCGCCGACATCGATGTCATCATGGTCGCGCCTAAGGCTCCCGCCACCGAAGAGCGCAAGGCTTACCTTGCCGGTTTCGGAGTTCCCGGCCTCTACGCGGTTGCGCAGGACGGCACCGGTAAGGCGGAGCAGGTCGCGCTCGCGATGTGTAAGGCGATGGGCTTCACCCGCGCGGGTGTGCTCAAGTGTACGTTCGAGCAGGAAACCTACGAAGACCTGTTCGGCGAACAGAACGTCCTCTGCGGCGGTACGGTCGACCTCATCAAGTACGGTTTCGAAGTTCTCACCGAAGCGGGATATCCCCCGGAAATGGCTTACTTCGAGGTGCTCCACGAGCTGAAGCTGATCGTCGACCTCGTGTTCGAACGCGGTATCCAGGGAATGAACGCGGTTATCTCCAATACCGCTGAGTTCGGCGAATACTACAACGGGCCTAAGATCATCGACCCGAGCGTGAAGGATAGAATGCGCGAGTCCCTCAAGCTGATCGAGAACGGCGAGTTCGCCAAGACGTGGCTCGAAGAAGCCCGCAACGGCAAACCGAACCTTCTCAAGAAGCGCGCCGAATGGGCGAAGCACCCGATAGAAATAGTCGGTAAAGAAATCCGCTCGATGTTCGAAAAGAAATAG